The DNA window GGCGACATCGAGCCCGCACGGGTGGAGATTCGCGCCTATGCCGACAATCGCCCGCTGGAACCGAACAACTTGCCCGAGGGTCGAGCGAGCAACCGGCGTGTGGAAATCATCGTACTCGGCGATCGCGACGCGGCCTCCTTGCTGAAGGATGCCATCGAGTCCGATACTACCCAAGTGACGCCAACCAGATCACGTCCCTGAAGGTCCACGAAACCATGTCAGAACAGGAAAGACGCCGATATTTTCGGATCGACGATCACGTTGGACTGCAATTGACGGCGATTCCGGCCGCAGACGAGGCTGCCGCGATTCGGAATTTCGCCGACGCCAGCGCGCGTGCCGGCCTGATCAATGAATTGCGCGCCATCCGCGAAACGCACCTGTCGCAGCGCAGAAGCCTTGAGAGCCGATTTCCGACAGTCGCCGCCTACATCGGTTCGCTGGAACGACAGATCGACACCCTGGCGTTCGCGCTCGATGACCGGGACGATTTTCCGCGCAACCCGGATACGCCCGTCAACCTCAGCGGACAGGGGTTGAGTCTGCTGACCGATTTGGGCCTAGCGGTCGGATCGCTCGTCGAGGTCAAACTAGCGCTGTTTCCCGACCGCAGTCGAATCAACGCGCTCGCGCGCATCGTCAAGCTCGACGGCGGAGAAAACGGGGCGGAAACCGCGCTCGAATTCACCCACCTGCGAGAAGCGGATCGCGAGGCCATCATTCACCATGTGCATGCCGTGCAACGGGTGCGTCTGCTTGCGCAAACCCTTGACGAATAAGTCCGATCACACGACTAAGCGCCGACCTGGCCGAACTGGCGGTTGACCCGCCGTTCCGCCGCATCCCAGATTTGACCAGGGCCGCGCGGCAAGTATTCGCGAGCCTCGACCCGCTGGCCCTCGAACAACCGACCGTTCAGACGTTCGATCAGCGCCAGACCTTCCTCCGGAGTCGCGGTTCGGGCAACGACGAAATGATAATTCCGCGCATGCTCGTCGTAACCCTCATGACATTGAAAGTGGGTGCGCAAGTCGACCCCATGCAGAAAATCCGTGAGTTCGACCAGGGTCGCCGTTCCCGGCAGATTGCCAATAAAGATATCCAATTGCTGACTCCTCCGCGACGCGCAAGGCAAGGCAATGCACAATCAGGGATTGCCGACCGACGTGATTTCGCGACCGCTCAACTTGCCGCGGACTCGTCATCGCCCTTTTCCAGATCATTCTCAAGCTCGCTTTCAAACCTAGCCAAGCGAGCCTCCAGCCGTTCGAGCATCTCTTGTTGGCGCTTGACCTGCTTCAGCAAATCCGGCAAACGAGCCAGTGCCGCATTTTCCCGCAGCGACTGTTTCAACCCCCGGGCGGGTGTGCCGAACACCGCCGCGCCGGGCGGCACGTCCTTAACGACGCCTGACTGCCCGCCGATCCGGGCGCCATCGCCGACGCGCAGATGATCGGAGATCGCCACCTGCCCCGCAACCACCACGCCATCGCCAACCGTGGAACTCCCGGCGATTCCGGATTGGCTGACCAGGATGGTATGGCAACCCACCGAGACGTTATGGGCCACCTGGACCAGGTTGTCGATCTTGCTGCCGCACCCGATCCGGGTGACGCCCAGGGTGGCGCGATCGATACAGCTATTGCAGCCAATTTCCACGTCATCCTCGACAACGACCCGACCGAGTTGCGGCACCTTGCGGTGTCCGCTCCCGTCCCAGCGAAAGCCGAAACCGTCGCCGCCGATCACCGCGCCCGGATGCACGATGCAGCGATCGCCGAGTTCGCAATCGCGCAGGATGCTGACGTTGGCGCCGATCAGGCAGTCGTCGCCGATGCGGACGCCCGGCCCGAGAGAGACGCCCGGACCGATGCGCGAACCGCTCCCGACCACCGCGCCAGCGGCGATGACCGCGCAAGCACCGACCGCCACGTCCGCGCCCAGTTCGGCAGCCGGGTGAATCGTCGCGCTCGGATGACGACCCTCGATTTCGGGCGCGGGAAGAAAAAAAGCCGCGATCTCGAAAAAACGCGCGCGCGGATCCGCGACCCGCAGAAGCGGTTTGTCCGCGACGACAGGGAAATTTTCGCCGACGAAAATGAGCGCCGCCTGACTCCGCGCGACCGCCACTGACTGACCGGCATCCTCGGCGAAACAGAGATCATGCGGCCCGGCCTGCTCCAGGGTGTTGACGCCCCGGATTCGGTTCGCATAGGCAGCCGCACCCAGCGCATCCAGCGCCTCCCGCAAACGAGTGGATGAAGTCATGTCGATTCTGAGTGGTCAGTGGGTCAGGGCGCCCAATAGAAGGCTTCCTGGATCGCTCCGGTTGCCGGCACCGTCACCTCGCGAGTCTGGATCTGACCGGCTTTATCGAGGGTCAGGAGATACCGGCCCGGCGCGAGATTGACGTAGAACCAAGGGCCTTTCGAGACGGCCGTCAGCAATGTCGGTCCAGCCATGTCGCTGACCCGCACCTTGATGTCCGCCAGATAGGCGCCCGAGCCCTGCACGGCGAACAGGAGCCGCAGATTGTAGTTGGACTTGACCAGCGCCATCTCTTCTCGCTCGGATGAGCCGATCCCGCCGCTAACGTAGGGGATTCCGACCGCCGGCTCGGATGGCGGCACCTGTGCGGGGATCGTGCTCGGTGCTGGCACGGTTGACGGTGCCGGCTCCGCGGTCATCGGGGGCGCCTCTGTCGTCACGGGAACGCTCGGCGCCTCGGGTGCCGTCGCGGACTCGGACACGGGCGTCGACAGCGGCAGAATCGTCCCCGCCGGCAGCACCGTGCCCGCAGGCAGGACGGTTCCCGCGGGTAACACGATCCCGCCCGGCAGAATCGTCTCCTCGGATAAAATCATCTCTGCGGGCAACTCCATACCGGTCGGCGCGACCGCGCCGGGCGGAGCGATCTCCCATTGGGCGGGCGCCGGCTCCATCGGCGCGCCCTCTTGCGCGAAAGCGGGTGCAGCCAGACAGCAGGCCGCGAAGAGCGGTGTCAGCAAGTCGGTTCCGAGGTGTCGCATCAAGGCGATCTCCGCATGAATTCAGTACAAAGGCGCTTGATCGCGGCCCGATCTCCCGCCCGATATCAGGCAATCCCGTTCGGCTCAGTGTATCCCAATTGAGTCGCGCAAAGACAATGCACGCCGTTCGACCATGTCCAGCTAACAGCTAAGGTGATTTCCGGACAAGCGCATACCGGAATTGCATCCGTTCGCGGTGACATTGAATCCGTTCGTGGTGAGCATGTCGAACCATGAACGGATTCAATGTCGGCCTCGGAGCGCGATTTTCCGATCATCCTTCGACAAGCTCAGGACGAACGGAAAATCGGTAAAGTCTTTCCCGGAAATCGCCTAACAGCTAACAACTGACAACTGACAACTGACAACTGACCACCGTTCCATCAACGCTTCCCCACCCGCCGCCGATCAAGCCGCTCGACGAACTCGGCGATCAGACGCGAGTAGAGTTGATCGCCAAGCACCTTGTCCTCGACTCCCGCGTCCAGACTCGGATTATCGTTGACCTCGATCACCACCGGACCTGCGGGAGTTTCCTTAAGGTCGACCCCATACAGCCCGTCGCCAATCAGATCGGCCGCCTTGAGCGCGGCTTTCACGACCGATTGCGGCACCTGATCCATGGCCAGGGTCTCGAAGCCACCCTGCTCATGCCCGCCGTCGACGCCATGCTTGACGATCTGCCAGTGATCCCGGCTCATCAGATACTTGCAGGCATAGAAAGGCGTGCGACCGAGGACGCCAATGCGCCAGTCAAACGGCGTGTAGAGATACTCCTGCGCCAGGATCAGATCCGATTCCTTGAACAGCTTGGCCGCAATCCGGGTCAACCCGGCGCGCTCATCGGCCTTGAACACACCTCGCGAGAAAGACCCTTCCGGAATCTTCAACACCACCGGGTAGCCGATCCGCTCCTCGGCCTCCATCAGGCTCTCCTTGCGCAACACTAGTGTTTTAGGCCGGGGAATACGATGGGCGGCCAGCAGTTCGGCCAGATAGACCTTGTTGGTGCAGCGCAGAATGGACTCCGGGTCATCGATGACGACCATGCCCTCGCTATCGGCCTTTTTCGCGAACCGAAAGGTGTGATGCCCAATCCGAGTCGTCTCGCGGATGAAAAGCGCATCGTATTCGGCGAGCCGGCTGTAATCCTTGCGCTGAATCAGTTCCACGTTGACGCCCAGCGCCTTACCGGCCTTGACGAAGCGCGCGAGCGCCTTGGGATCGGACGGCGGCAGATCCTCGGCCGGATCGTGCAGGATCGCGAGATCGTAGCGGTAGGACAGGCGCGCCCGCGGCTGGCGCCAACGTTGGGAGAGATACCCTTCCATGGCGGAAAACAACGGCGCTTCGCCAGCGCCGGTGACCGCCGCCAGCGGCAGCGCCTTGATGGCGCCGATGCGCCAGGTGCCCTGGAGCTTGAACTCGACCTTCAAGATCGGACAGCGGAAGGTCTCGAAGATGAGCCGAGCCAGCGGCTGCAATTCCTTTACATCGCACTGGCCAAAACAAATGGTCAGCTCATAGGCGGTCGGGGCCAGGGCAGATGTCTTGCGACGGGCCAGCAGTCGCTGCGCCAGACCGTCCAACTCCTCGGTCGCCAGACTGTAGATCTCCCGACTGGAGAGTTCCTGAATGGTGCGCACGCTCGGGATGACCTTATGTCCACGCGCCTCGGCAAGCAGCGAGCAGTAATAGCCCACCGACAGATAGCGATAGCTCCGACACAGGTTGATGACGCGCAGATCGCGCTTGGCGGCCAGCTCGCCGCCCGCCAGATAGTCGCGCGCGGTGACCACCGGCAGGCGCGGAAACTCCGGTTTCCAGTCGCCCTGTTGCTCCACCAGCAGCAGGTGCTCAGCCATCCCGGCTGGCTCCCGCGAGGTGTGACACCAGAACGACGGCCTGCAATCCGACTCGGCCATAGCGGGCCATGCGGGTGAATTCGTCGCGTTGAATCGGCATATCGATCGAGTCCAGCGTCGTCTCTCCGTTGTCGTAGTCGACATAGGGGTCGTGGACATAGACGAAGTGTTCGTCGAAGCCCGTAATCACAACCCAGTGGGGGAATTTTTCCTGATAGATGCGGTAGGAACTGATGAGCACCAGGGGCACGGCGCCAGCATCCCAGCGCCGCTGAAGGTCATCGAGCGAAAGGGTTCCCTGCGTGACCGGGATGCCCAGGCGTCCAGCCTCGGCGAGCATGTCCTCGTGGACCAGACGCATGACCTCCTTCTTCTCCGGGCTGCGTACCGAGGCGACCAGCGGCACGCCGGGGTCATTAACGAAGACTTCCACGCCGAAGCCGCGATGATGGGCCGCCAGCGCCAGACCCAACGGACCGCAGCCGCCATGCCCGGAGGTCATGAAAATGGTGGTGGACTCGCGCCAGATGCGCAATTCGAGCGTGCGGTTCAGTTCCAGGCTTGGACGCAGCGCCTGCATGGCCATCATCAAGGAGGACGAGCCGCAGGTGAAATCCAGCGTCTGCTCGTAGAAAGGCACCCGCTTCAGCTCGGGCTTGAGGCCGGGCGAGAGTGTCTTCTCGTAGCGCAGCGCCTCCATGTGGTCTTCGTAATAGTCCGAAAGGATCCCGAAACGCCGGTAACCGGCCCCCTCGAACAACGCCTGGGAGGCCAGATTGTCGCGGCGGATCTCCAGTCGAAGGTAGGCGCGCTCCCGCTCCCAGGCGGCGTCCTCGGCGGCCACCACCAGCTTCCGGCCGATGCCGCGTCCGCGCGCCTGGGAAAGCACGGCGATCGAGTACAGCCGGGCGACCGAGGTGGCTCGACTGAACAGCAAGAGGACATAGCCGAGCAGGCCCTCGTCATCTTCCGCCACCAGGGTCTGGGCGCGCCCGCGCGTCAACAGGTAACGGAACTGGCGGCGGCTGATCCGGTCTGTCTCGAAACAGCGATTCTCCAAACTCAGCAGAGCGCCAAGATCGCTTAATCGAGCCAAGCGGATACACGGCGGCGGGGATGCCGGGTCGGCGGGAAGACTGAATGTGGATGGCTCGCGGGACACTGGCGATGGACGGAACGAGGGGATAAGCTGGCGCAATCTACAGGGCGGACGAAAAAAAGCAAGACAGATGAACGCGGAATCCTTGAAAGAATCGATCCGACGCGAATTGCCGGAAATCCTGCGCACCGACCCGGAGTTCCGTGCCTACCTCCTGAATCTGACCCGCGAGGAATATGCCGGAAGGACAGAGACGAACGACCGCTTTTACGAACTCCTGGGCGAGTTGCGCCGCGATCGCGAGAAGAACGAGCGGAAATGGGAAGAAAATAACCGCAAATGGGACGAGCAGCAGCGGGAAGACAAACGGAAGTGGGATGAAAACAACCTCAAATGGGCGGAACAAAATCGCCAATGGCGCGAGGATCAGGCGGCGGCTCGCGAGGAATTCAGACTGGTCCATGAGGAAATCATGGCCCAGGCCAAAAAGTTCGACCGCTCGATCGGCGCGCTGGGCGCGCGCTGGGGTCTGCAATCGGAGAAAGCCTTCCGCGACGCCCTGGCGGGCATCCTGGAGGACAGCTTTGGCGTGCAGGTGATCAACGTCAACGAGTATGACGACCAGGGCGAGGTCTTCGGGCGTCCCGACCAAGTCGAGTTGGATGTCATCATCCAGAATGGCCTGCTGCTGATCTGCGAACTGAAATCCTCGATCGACAAGGCGGGGATGTACAGCTTCGAGCGCAAGGCGCGCTTCTACGAGCGCCGGCATGGGCGCACGGCCAACCGGCTGATCGTGATCTCGCCGATGATCGACGCCCGCGCCGCCAAGGTCGCCGAACGCCTGGGGATCGAAACCTATGGCGATTCGACCGAACTGAAGGCGTTGTAATCCAACTACTGTCGGAGCCCCCCGCATCCATGGTCACCCAAGCCCCGCCCCTCTTGCGCATGCTCCATGATCTCATCGGCACCCTGTCGGTCAGCAGCGTCACGCCCGCTTTCGATCACGGCAACCGCCCATTGATCGACCTGCTGGCCGGCTGGCTGGAGTCCGCCGGTTTCCGGGTCGAGATTCTTGCCATCCCCGGTCACCCGGACAAATTCAATCTGCTAGGGACATTGGGCAGCGGCCCCGGCGGACTGGTGCTCTCCGGTCATAGCGACACCGTCCCCTTCGACGCGCCGCTCTGGAACCACGATCCACTCAAGCTCACCGAGGCGGATGGGCGCTATTACGGGCTCGGCACCTCGGACATGAAGTCTTTTCTCGCGCTCGCCATCGAGGCCGCGCGCGGTCTGACGGCGAAGGATCTGACCTGTCCGCTCATGATCCTGGCCACCGCCGACGAGGAGTCCGCCATGCACGGTGCCCGCGCCCTGGTCGAGGCCGGACGCCCGCTCGGCCGCTATGCCGTCATCGGCGAGCCGACCGGACTTCGGCCGGTGCGGCTGCACAAGGGCGTGATGGGCGAGGCGGTACGACTGATCGGTCGCAGCGGACACGCCAGCGATCCGAGTCTGGGCAATAACGCCATGGACGGAATGCATGAGGTTCTGACCGCCGTGCTCGCCTGGCGCGAGGAGTTGCAACGCGCCCATCGTCATCCGGCCTTCGCGGTCCCCTACCCCACCCTCAATCTCGGCCACATCCATGGCGGGGACAATCCCAACCGCATCTGTGGCGAGTGCGAACTGCATCTGGACCTGCGCGTCCTGCCCGGACTCGACCCCGCCGATCTGCGCGCCGAGCTGTCTAGACGGGTCGAGACGATTGGCCTGCGGCGCGGGTTGCGCTGGTCGGTCGCGCCCTTGTTCGAGGCGATTCCGGCGGCGGAGACACCCGCCGACTCCGCCATCGTGCGCGTCAGCGAAGCCTTGACCGGACACGCCGCCGAGGCGGTCAGTTTCGGCACCGAAGCGCCTTTCTTCAACCGGCTCGGGATGGACACCGTGGTGCTCGGTCCGGGCGACATCGCCCAGGCGCATCAGCCCGACGAATATCTGGCGCTCGATCGGATCGCGCCGACCCTGGAACTGCTACGCGCCTTAATCAGACAGTTCTGCCAGTCATGACGGTGGAGGCGATGTCCGGCCAACCGTTGGCCGACGGATTTCTCATCGTCCTTGACATCGTCCAGCCGCTTTCGGAAGGATAAGCCGAAATCGCCTGGATCATGAAGGCGTCGTTTCGAGTCATCGATCAAGTCGGCATCAACCCATCCAGGAAGACACCTCATGCGTTGGCGAACAGGCAGACGAAGCGACAATATCGAGGATCGCCGGGACGGCGGTTCCGGGAACCTCCCTTTCGGAACCCAACGCCCGCTGCGCGTGGGACGCAGGGTCGGTGTCGGCGGCGGTCTCGGGGGATTGCTCCTGATCGTTGTCCTGTTGTTCCTGGGTGTCGACCCCAGCCTTCTGCTCACCGACTCCGGCCAGATCGCCGTTCCCCAGCAGGCGCCGATGGGGCAAAGCGGTCCGTCGCCATTCGATGCCGGTCCGTCTGAAACCCCGAATCGACGCGCCTCGGGTCAGGACGAGCTGGCGGATTTCGTCTCGGTGATCCTCGCCGATACAGAGGATACCTGGAGCACGATCTTCAGGGAGCGAGGGGAACGCTACAGCGACCCCAAATTGGTTATGTACAGCGGCATGACCCGCTCCGCCTGCGGACTCGGCAAGGCCGCCATGGGCCCCTTCTACTGCCCCGCCGACCGCAAGGTCTATATCGATCTGGATTTTTATCGCGAGTTGCGCGACGGTCTGGGCGCCGATGGCGACTTCGCGCAGGCCTACGTGATCGCGCATGAGATCGGCCATCACGTCCAGAATCTGCTCGGCATCTCCGATCAGGTCGACGCGCTGCGCGAGCGGGCGAGTCAGACCGAGGCCAATGCGCTCTCGGTGCGACTGGAACTCCAGGCCGACTGTTTCGCCGGACTCTGGGCGAAACGTGCCCATCAGGCCCGCAATATCCTGGAACAGGGCGACATTGAGGAGGGCCTGAACGCCGCCTCGGCCATCGGCGACGACCGCCTTCAGCGCCAGAGCCGCGGCTATGTCCGTCCGGACAGCTTCACGCACGGCAGTTCGACCCAGCGGGTAAGCTGGTTCAAGCGCGGTCTACAGGAGGGTACGCTCGCGGCCTGCGATACCTTTGCGGCCGAGCGGTTATAAGTAGTGCATTCCCCAACGGCCTTGCCAGTCCCTGGACCCGCCGCGAAGGTCAAAGCACGGGGCCGAGCATCGCGATGGTGTTGTTCCATAACCGGCGGTGGCGGGTCCAGCCGGCGACACTGGCCGGCGTCACCGCCCGCGCCTTGGCGATGTAGCTGTCCTGACGCTGGCGCATCGCGGCGGTCAGTACCGGGTCGTGGAGCAGAATGTTGTTCTCGTAATTCAGATCGAAGCTGCGCCGATCCATATTGGCCGAGCCGATCAGCGTCACCTCGCCGTCCAGGGTCAGCGACTTGGTGTGCAGCAGACCGCCCAGGTATTCGTAAATCTTGACCCCGGCATCCAACAGGTCGGCGTAATAGCTGCGGCTCGCCGCGCCGACAACCCAACTGTCATTGCGGGCCGGAAAGACGATGGTCGTGGAAACGCCACGGCGGGCGCTGGCGCACAGCGCGGCTTGAATGGACTCGTCCGGCACATAGTAGGGCGTGGTGATGACGAGTTCGCGCCGCGCGCTGAACATCAGCGTCTCGAACAGTTCCGGCATGGCCGCGTAACGCACGGTTGGGCCGGTACCGATCACCTGGGCGGCAAAGCCGATTTCCGGCGCATCCACCGAACGCAGCAGCAGTTCGCCGAGATCCTCGTCCACATGCGACATCCAGTCGGCGGCGAAGAGAAACTGATTCTGCCGCGCCACCGGACCCTCGAAGCGCATCATCGCATCCACCCAAGGCGCGTATTTCGGCTTGACCCGAAACGCGGGGTCGGCACAGTTCTGACTGCCGCAATAGGTAATCCGGTTATCGATGACGACGATCTTACGGTGGTTGCGCAGATCGATCCGACCCTTCATCGGGCGCAGCAAGGGGTTGCCGATGGGCAGCGCGCGGGCCAGCCGAATACCGGCGTGTCGCATCGACTCCCAGTGCGGCGAACGGATCATCAGCTTCGAGCCGAGATCATCGGCCATGGCGCGGCAGATCACGCCGCGCGCGGCGGCACGCTTCAGCGCCGCGACGACCTTGCCGCCATTTCCATCCGGCAGCCAGATGTAGAAAATCAGATGGACCGTGTCCCGCGCCGCGTCGATGTCGGCCACGATCGCCTCGATGGCGGCATCGGAATCCGGCAACAGGCTCGCGCGGTTACCGCCAACGGGTGCGAAGCCGCTGATGGATTGGCCCACGCTGAACAGATGTGCCATGCGTTCCGGAGGCTGTGCAAGCACGATGGCCCGCGCCATCCCTGGCGCGGTCGTCAAATTTGGCAACCGCGCCAGTGTCGCGCGCATCCGCTCGATTCGCCGGCGGCCGAGATTGACTTCGCCGAGCAGGACGTAGGCGACGATGCCGACGAGCGGCAACGCGGCCATGACGACGACCCAGGCGATGCGCGAAGCCGGATCCCGATGCGGACGCAGCAGCGCCCGCACGATGAGCGCGATCTGCAGCGACAGATGGAGCGCCAACAGCAGCGCGGCGATCAGCGGGCTATTGTTCATAGAATCCTCATTCAGGATACTCTTCCGCCCGCCGCGCATCCCCGCGCACCTTCTCCGCCGGATA is part of the Thiocystis violascens DSM 198 genome and encodes:
- the argE gene encoding acetylornithine deacetylase, with protein sequence MVTQAPPLLRMLHDLIGTLSVSSVTPAFDHGNRPLIDLLAGWLESAGFRVEILAIPGHPDKFNLLGTLGSGPGGLVLSGHSDTVPFDAPLWNHDPLKLTEADGRYYGLGTSDMKSFLALAIEAARGLTAKDLTCPLMILATADEESAMHGARALVEAGRPLGRYAVIGEPTGLRPVRLHKGVMGEAVRLIGRSGHASDPSLGNNAMDGMHEVLTAVLAWREELQRAHRHPAFAVPYPTLNLGHIHGGDNPNRICGECELHLDLRVLPGLDPADLRAELSRRVETIGLRRGLRWSVAPLFEAIPAAETPADSAIVRVSEALTGHAAEAVSFGTEAPFFNRLGMDTVVLGPGDIAQAHQPDEYLALDRIAPTLELLRALIRQFCQS
- the ypfJ gene encoding KPN_02809 family neutral zinc metallopeptidase, whose translation is MRWRTGRRSDNIEDRRDGGSGNLPFGTQRPLRVGRRVGVGGGLGGLLLIVVLLFLGVDPSLLLTDSGQIAVPQQAPMGQSGPSPFDAGPSETPNRRASGQDELADFVSVILADTEDTWSTIFRERGERYSDPKLVMYSGMTRSACGLGKAAMGPFYCPADRKVYIDLDFYRELRDGLGADGDFAQAYVIAHEIGHHVQNLLGISDQVDALRERASQTEANALSVRLELQADCFAGLWAKRAHQARNILEQGDIEEGLNAASAIGDDRLQRQSRGYVRPDSFTHGSSTQRVSWFKRGLQEGTLAACDTFAAERL
- the cls gene encoding cardiolipin synthase, whose protein sequence is MNNSPLIAALLLALHLSLQIALIVRALLRPHRDPASRIAWVVVMAALPLVGIVAYVLLGEVNLGRRRIERMRATLARLPNLTTAPGMARAIVLAQPPERMAHLFSVGQSISGFAPVGGNRASLLPDSDAAIEAIVADIDAARDTVHLIFYIWLPDGNGGKVVAALKRAAARGVICRAMADDLGSKLMIRSPHWESMRHAGIRLARALPIGNPLLRPMKGRIDLRNHRKIVVIDNRITYCGSQNCADPAFRVKPKYAPWVDAMMRFEGPVARQNQFLFAADWMSHVDEDLGELLLRSVDAPEIGFAAQVIGTGPTVRYAAMPELFETLMFSARRELVITTPYYVPDESIQAALCASARRGVSTTIVFPARNDSWVVGAASRSYYADLLDAGVKIYEYLGGLLHTKSLTLDGEVTLIGSANMDRRSFDLNYENNILLHDPVLTAAMRQRQDSYIAKARAVTPASVAGWTRHRRLWNNTIAMLGPVL
- a CDS encoding RimK family alpha-L-glutamate ligase, translating into MAEHLLLVEQQGDWKPEFPRLPVVTARDYLAGGELAAKRDLRVINLCRSYRYLSVGYYCSLLAEARGHKVIPSVRTIQELSSREIYSLATEELDGLAQRLLARRKTSALAPTAYELTICFGQCDVKELQPLARLIFETFRCPILKVEFKLQGTWRIGAIKALPLAAVTGAGEAPLFSAMEGYLSQRWRQPRARLSYRYDLAILHDPAEDLPPSDPKALARFVKAGKALGVNVELIQRKDYSRLAEYDALFIRETTRIGHHTFRFAKKADSEGMVVIDDPESILRCTNKVYLAELLAAHRIPRPKTLVLRKESLMEAEERIGYPVVLKIPEGSFSRGVFKADERAGLTRIAAKLFKESDLILAQEYLYTPFDWRIGVLGRTPFYACKYLMSRDHWQIVKHGVDGGHEQGGFETLAMDQVPQSVVKAALKAADLIGDGLYGVDLKETPAGPVVIEVNDNPSLDAGVEDKVLGDQLYSRLIAEFVERLDRRRVGKR
- a CDS encoding GNAT family N-acetyltransferase/peptidase C39 family protein translates to MRLARLSDLGALLSLENRCFETDRISRRQFRYLLTRGRAQTLVAEDDEGLLGYVLLLFSRATSVARLYSIAVLSQARGRGIGRKLVVAAEDAAWERERAYLRLEIRRDNLASQALFEGAGYRRFGILSDYYEDHMEALRYEKTLSPGLKPELKRVPFYEQTLDFTCGSSSLMMAMQALRPSLELNRTLELRIWRESTTIFMTSGHGGCGPLGLALAAHHRGFGVEVFVNDPGVPLVASVRSPEKKEVMRLVHEDMLAEAGRLGIPVTQGTLSLDDLQRRWDAGAVPLVLISSYRIYQEKFPHWVVITGFDEHFVYVHDPYVDYDNGETTLDSIDMPIQRDEFTRMARYGRVGLQAVVLVSHLAGASRDG
- a CDS encoding PilZ domain-containing protein, translated to MSEQERRRYFRIDDHVGLQLTAIPAADEAAAIRNFADASARAGLINELRAIRETHLSQRRSLESRFPTVAAYIGSLERQIDTLAFALDDRDDFPRNPDTPVNLSGQGLSLLTDLGLAVGSLVEVKLALFPDRSRINALARIVKLDGGENGAETALEFTHLREADREAIIHHVHAVQRVRLLAQTLDE
- a CDS encoding PD-(D/E)XK nuclease family protein is translated as MNAESLKESIRRELPEILRTDPEFRAYLLNLTREEYAGRTETNDRFYELLGELRRDREKNERKWEENNRKWDEQQREDKRKWDENNLKWAEQNRQWREDQAAAREEFRLVHEEIMAQAKKFDRSIGALGARWGLQSEKAFRDALAGILEDSFGVQVINVNEYDDQGEVFGRPDQVELDVIIQNGLLLICELKSSIDKAGMYSFERKARFYERRHGRTANRLIVISPMIDARAAKVAERLGIETYGDSTELKAL
- the lpxD gene encoding UDP-3-O-(3-hydroxymyristoyl)glucosamine N-acyltransferase, which translates into the protein MTSSTRLREALDALGAAAYANRIRGVNTLEQAGPHDLCFAEDAGQSVAVARSQAALIFVGENFPVVADKPLLRVADPRARFFEIAAFFLPAPEIEGRHPSATIHPAAELGADVAVGACAVIAAGAVVGSGSRIGPGVSLGPGVRIGDDCLIGANVSILRDCELGDRCIVHPGAVIGGDGFGFRWDGSGHRKVPQLGRVVVEDDVEIGCNSCIDRATLGVTRIGCGSKIDNLVQVAHNVSVGCHTILVSQSGIAGSSTVGDGVVVAGQVAISDHLRVGDGARIGGQSGVVKDVPPGAAVFGTPARGLKQSLRENAALARLPDLLKQVKRQQEMLERLEARLARFESELENDLEKGDDESAAS